A single region of the Nicotiana sylvestris chromosome 6, ASM39365v2, whole genome shotgun sequence genome encodes:
- the LOC138870217 gene encoding uncharacterized protein encodes MRWRNRLYALADRQDTEARGDVFTAMLTIFTFDVYALIVPGSTLSYVTLYIAKKFGIEPEKLCEPIEVSTPVGESVIARCIYRGCPVKVHHRLTAADLVELEMVDFDVIMGMDCLESCYATVGCRTKIVSFEFPGELVLEWKGDVVTPRGRFISYIKARKMISKGYIYHLVRVKDADAQIPTLQSVQIVNAFLEVFPEDLPRIPPDREIDFGIDLLPGTKPLSIPPYRMAPAELKELKVQLKV; translated from the coding sequence ATGCGGTGGCGAAACCGCTTGTATGCACTGGCAGACCGTCAGGATACAGAGGCTCGTGGAGATGTTTTCACAGCTATGCTAACGATATTCACTTTTGATGTATATGCTCTTATAGTTCCGGGGTCCACCCTATCTTATGTAACCCTATATATTGCAAAGAaatttgggatagaaccagaAAAGTTGTGTGAACCCATTGAAGTGTCCACTCCAGTTGGAGAATCAGTTATAGCAAGGTGTATTTATAGGGGATGTCCAGTCAAAGTGCATCATCGTCTTACTGCAGCAGACTTAGTAGAATTGGagatggtagacttcgatgtgaTCATGGGCATGGATTGTTTAGAGTCCTGTTATGCCACAGTGGGTTGTAGAACCAAAATAGTAAGTTTTGAATTTCCTGGTGAACTAGTCTTAGAATGGAAGGGTGATGTAGTAACACCTaggggtaggtttatttcctatattAAAGCCAGAAAGATGATCTCCAAGGGATATATCTATCACCTGGTTCGAGTTAAGGATGCAGATGCTCAGATCCCCACTCTCCAGTCGGTACAAATTGTAAATGCGTTTCTAGAAGTGTTTCCTGAAGATCTCCCTAGAATCCCTCCCGATAGagagattgactttggaattgatCTACTTCCAGGCACTAAGCCTTTATCTATTCCGCCTTATAGAATGGctccagcagagttgaaagagttaaaagtCCAGTTGAAAGTCTAG